A genomic region of Palaemon carinicauda isolate YSFRI2023 chromosome 22, ASM3689809v2, whole genome shotgun sequence contains the following coding sequences:
- the LOC137615847 gene encoding uncharacterized protein — MPDNPLIDLDRYSKSSKVLRVTAYVLRFITNCRNSNNKVAGPPITEEIDFAKLKLINCIQREVFSAEIKALLGKKAIPHWPKLRNLDPFLDDKGLLRIRGRLEFFNLNYDTKHPVIIPKGQFAKLLIRSQHRFLKHAGVDTVISSLRSNFWIIVMRRLAKTVIKECLSCCWHDSKPCSQPVAPLPKERVRSSPPFDVTGLDYADYPSKKCCVLLFTSGVVRAVHLELTESLSLPDCLLAIRFVARRSLPSVKYSDNAKTCNCYV, encoded by the coding sequence ATGCCAGACAACCCTTTGATAGATTTAGATCGATACAGTAAATCAAGCAAGGTGCTAAGAGTTACAGCTTATGTCTTAAGATTTATCACAAATTgtagaaatagtaataacaaagTGGCAGGCCCTCCCATTACTGAAGAGATTGATTTTGCTAAGTTGAAGTTGATTAACTGCATCCAAAGAGAAGTGTTTTCTGCAGAAATAAAGGCACTTTTGGGTAAAAAGGCTATTCCTCATTGGCCTAAATTAAGAAATCTTGACCCCTTTCTAGATGATAAAGGCTTATTAAGAATTAGAGGTCGTCTTGAGTTTTTTAACTTGAACTATGACACTAAACATCCTGTCATAATTCCAAAGGGTCAATTTGCTAAACTGTTGATCAGATCTCAGCACAGGTTTTTAAAGCATGCAGGTGTGGATACTGTAATTTCATCCCTACGGAGTAACTTTTGGATTATAGTAATGAGGAGATTAGCTAAGACAGTAATAAAGGAATGTTTAAGTTGCTGTTGGCATGATTCAAAACCTTGTAGTCAGCCTGTGGCTCCATTACCTAAAGAAAGAGTAAGGTCTTCTCCACCCTTTGATGTAACAGGCTTAGATTATGCTGATTATCCTAGTAAGAAATGTTGTGTATTGCTGTTCACTTCTGGTGTTGTAAGAGCCGTACACCTAGAGCTTACAGAATCTTTATCCTTGCCTGATTGCTTATTGGCCATAAGATTTGTTGCCAGGAGAAGTTTACCTAGTGTCAAATATTCAGATAATGCAAAGACTTGTAACTGCTACGTATGA